The DNA sequence TTCTAAGGTTGTTAATATGACTACTTTGGCTTCATCCTCCGATCTAGTCAACACCTTTCCATTACGCACCCACATGTACTGCAACATGTCCTTCTCAACATCCTAACCGCGTTGAATACTTGTCGTCTCCCCGCACTTAGTCTTTTGTTTATGTAGATCTCCTCCGCTGGACAGTCCATGAATTCAATGTCCTTCGTATTCAAATCCATTTTCATTACTTTTCTGTGGGGTATTTCTTCCTTGGTTGATGTCCTAAGAAGCTTGACAATAATTCCCTTAGTGCGCCCCGAGTCTCAGTTAGAAACACCAAGTCAATGGCAGCCATCTTTCGAGGGCAGTTCTACTCCAAGACTTGACCCTACTTTGTtttaacaatttcagtaacatcTTTGTTCCTTTCCTCGGTGATTCCATTTATTTCTAGACAGTTTATTTTATCGCACTATTCTCCTCCAAACGATCGTCAAGCGTGTCACATTTGTTCTTCAAGTACGTATTTTCAAGCATCAGCGTTTAACAGCGGTCTACGTACTATCgttttcaagttttctttatTCTCATAGCATAGTCCAACCTATCAATAATTTAgctttaagattttatatttaggtattatatttttttcgcaTTGTTTGTGATAACTCGTAGACGTCGATACTGAATCCATCTCTGTTAAGTTGTGTTTCTACCCGCATACTTACTTTTAcgagtttttttttacttgggCCAAAATTGCAGATCTCTTTGTTAGCCGGTTGGAAGTCAATGTCATCTTTTGACATTTCAATAAAAGTTCCatgaaaatatttagtacaaTCACTGCACTGGATCTTTGTGTTGGATCTTGTGTGtcactgttttaatttataaacagttatgGAAGATTTTACTTTATCAGTATTACAACAATATCCTAAAATTCGTAACCTTTGTCTGAATATAAAATGcactaaaataaaagtaaaatgctAGTAGATAACATAGAGTTAAGCACTATAAcaagacaatattttatttatattattaattgaactttatttttGATACACTACTATAGAGTATGTTACTGAGCAATAAGTTCTagttgtacataatttatttgttttgtaggATAACACATAATTTTGTTCCTGACAGAGAAAGAGTTACTACATACTTGAGTATGTGAAACTTGAAACCCTTCTCCACATTGCGTCGCTTATTGAGTTCTTCCTCTACCTCGTTTTGGAGCACTCCACGTTTTCAAGCCAAGACATCTACATCTTCTTGGGGTTCCTCGCTTTGAACTATGGTAACTTTGTTTGCTTGAAATATATCTCTGAATACTTCATAGTCTTTGGATACGAGTGTCGAAAAAAGTGGATGTAAGTCCACAAAGAATTTTAGTCACTTGTTTAGtgataaattctttgtttaaagtttattgttgacgATTTAATGTTTGAAAGAATAGTCTCAGATATTTGCAATTGTTATATGTGACTAAATGTATACCACAAAGTTTCTaggattgaaatatatcctcttTTTCTGTTGtgaatattaatttatctctctcctctctctctctctggctTTGTTATTAATACATAAGAAAAGAGAGAGAAAAAGAAGAGTAAACACCAACATATTCGAAATTTGGATGTAGTAAAGctatttcttttcttctttcttttcttttttatgtgCTAATAACCttttcacctgatgaagaggttAGGTATCCATCATCGAAACGTTATGCtctacattttgtaacatataaaaataatgatagtgACTAGTAAAGGGTTTATATAAAGTAGTGACCATAATATACAGTTTTTGCTTGTATATATACAGGTCTCAGGCAGTATATTACCTCCTAGCAGCGTACCCAGCTACTATCGGAATCATTACTGAAGACATCTACgcgccatttttttttttaagtacagaCGTGAATCCTCGAAATGAATACCATCGCTCAACATGATCATCAATTTGTTAGAGGCTGTAAATTATTTCGGAGACTATTACAGTTGTACTAGTGTAGCGCTAGTTAGTTTTATAGTATTACATTGCAgtggtttgtttaaaaaacctaatatgTCATTATGCAAATGTGATATATGTCTTCAAAACCTTTAGTTGGAAtgtttggttttataataaacatggTCGAAGTCTTTTTAATTCGTCCTATTAGTAATTAccgatttgtttgtaaaataaaaacaaccttAATTGTTTTAGAGAGTATTAAGTTATTGAGTACTTTACATGAACTGAATTTTAATTTCGCAAtggtatataaaaacaataaatttattttatggtaatAGAGTTTTATCTAATACacataaatacgtttttaaaagaCTGTAAGGATTTTCTATTggttataaatttacatttgtcACTGTAATGGAAGATAATTTGCAAAATCGCGCAACTTAAATCGGTCATACATCTAAAACAATGAGCTGTGGTGGTTTCACGAAATGACGTGATGCAGAATTAATCATTGCTGTGGaacgaaataaatattacattaatagatgATAGGATAAACAGAAACAACACAAATGTCGCATAACA is a window from the Homalodisca vitripennis isolate AUS2020 unplaced genomic scaffold, UT_GWSS_2.1 ScUCBcl_12516;HRSCAF=22270, whole genome shotgun sequence genome containing:
- the LOC124375017 gene encoding uncharacterized protein LOC124375017; the protein is MQYVRLSLKVNNSVGIFTALYVLLGGSVIQTIAAVFLLYGVYMRKSYYILEYVKLETLLHIASLIEFFLYLVLEHSTFSSQDIYIFLGFLALNYGNFVCLKYISEYFIVFGYECRKKW